Below is a genomic region from Candidatus Chlorobium masyuteum.
CAGTGCTGCTGGCGACTGGATTGCTATACCAAGGCGCTCTTCTGCCGACTTTGCCTGAAAATAGCGTTTGCTGTTTTCATAATAGTTGTTGTCCACCATCCCTTCGGCATCCCTGAATGCTACATAGATGCCGCAGCCCATGGCAAAGAAAAAAAGCGGATAGATGATGTAGAAAAAGAGCTTCATAGAAAACCGGCCTCCCTGTTGATGACCATACCGTTACCGGAAATTTTGAGATGGAGCAGCTCCCGTTTGCCGGTCGATTTGACCAGAATAGTTCCATGAAGTGCTGAAAATGGCTCCACCTGAAGGGTGTGCTCCCCAATAAGGGTTACACCGGAATCAGATGAGGATAGCTCCAGCGTCAGTTTTTCCGCTCCGTTGTTATGGATAGTGAAGGAGTAACGGTTCAGTCCCGGTGGCAGTGATGCATTGTCACGGATGACAAGAAAATCAACCGGAGGACGGCAGAGCAGAAGCACTATAAGGGCAATGGCGGCAAAGCCGGTTACCCCGCCGAGCCAGAATGTTTTCGGTCGGACGATTCGCCCTTTATAGTTCGGGAAAGGGCGCATACCCCTCTTTTCAGTCATGGTCCGGCAAGCGTCGATACATTCGGCGCAGGCAATGCAGGCGGAGCTCAACCCTTTTTTGATGTCGATGCCGACAGGGCAAACCTGAACGCAGGCATCGCATCTCATGCAGGTCGCATCCCGTGTGGCATCATACTCGATAACAAGAGTCTCCTTGTCAAAAAGCACATTCTGGAGCATGGCGTAAGGGCATATTGAGGTGCAGAAACCTCTTCCGAGAAAGGCCAGTTCAAGGTAGACGAGCAGCCAGAGAACAAGGAAAAAAGTGGTAATGACCGGTTCTGAAAAAAGGGTTCTGAATGCTTCTGCAGGTGGAACAAAGTAGCTGATCATGGTAATCGACACGAGGGCAGAGAGGGGGAGCAGTACAATTTTCTGCAAGGGTTTCCGTCGTTTTTCTTTCCCTGCAATACGCTCACTCAAATCAAGCAGGACGGTTTGCGGACAGAACCAGCCACACCAGACTCTTCCGAAAATGATGGTAACCAGGCCGATAAAGAGGAGAAAAAAGAGGGCAGCGGCAAGAATAAGATAAAACTCCCGCATCCATATAACTGATCCGAAAAGATGGAGCTTTAGGGTCGCAATGTCAAAGCGGAAGGCACTCTGGCCGTTTATGAAAAGAAACGGCAGGCCGGTCAGGATGACCGCCTGCAGGATTGCTATAACGTTTCTCTTTTTTTTCCACAAAATGAGAGGCTCCTGAGTTTGCGGAGATTATGGTTTTCTCAGGGTTTCCAGATATGCTATAACCTTGCTGATCTTTTCGGCTCCGATCTGGGGAAGAAAAGAGGGCATCCCGTTTGGTCTCCCTTTGGTAATCGTTTCGTAGAGATCGCTCCGGGCAGAGCCGTATTTGAGTTTTGCTGCGGTAAGATTGGGGCCGATGCCTCCGGTTGCATCGGCATTGTGGCATGGTGCACAGGTGGTGGCAAAAATCTCCTTTCCATCCTCAATGGCATCGTTGTCCCCGGCATAATCCTTGACCGTATCCGTTTTTACCGTTTTGGATGCAGCAACCATCTCCTGTTCATACTCCTTGTAGAATGACCATCCCGAGATGGCCGGGGTATAGGATACCGTGTAGCCGACGAGAAAGATAACTCCTCCGAAAAAAAACAGCAGCCACCCTTTGGGGATTTTGTTATGGCCATCCTGGGGCTCACCGGAATCATGCATTGAGGTCTCCATTTAAAGATCTGTTTGAGCTGTTCGAGGTTTCACTGGTCGTCATCAAGCATGCTCTGCTTTGGTTTCTCGACCTTCTCTTTTCGCTTCGGATTGTAGTAGTAAAAAATTATTCCGGCAAGAACAGTAGCCAGAGCGATGGTGAAAATGAGGTATGCTATTCCGGAAAAATTCATTTATTGGCCTCCATTTTTTTTACATCCCGTCCAAGCTTCTGGATGTAGGCAACGAGGGCATCCATCTCCGTAAGCTCCTTCTGCAGTTCAGGAGGAGTGACCTTGTCGCGACTCACTTTTGATGGATAGTTATCATTGGTCACCGTTGAGCGGCACTGGTCGATCTGCTGCTGAACCTCGTTTTCAGAGTAGCCATAACCGAGAACTGATGTTTTTTTGAATGAGTTCGCGACGTCAAGCCGGTTGTTTGCAAGCCAGGCATAGGGAGGCATATTTGATTTTTCAAACATGGCTTGCGGGCTCCGGAAGTGGGTGTAGTGCCATGAATCGGGATATTTGCCTCCAACCCTGTTCAGGTCAGGCCCAGTGCGGCGGGAGCCCCAGAGAAATGGCCGGTCATAGGCAAACTCTTCAGGTTTTGAGTATTCGCCGTAGCGCAGCACCTCTGTCCGGAGTGGCCGGACGGTCTGGGTGTGGCAGTTGTTGCACCCTTCACGCATATAGATGTCCCGTCCCTCCTGTTCAACAGCCGTGTAGGGCTTGATATAGGCGCTCACCGGCTGAGTTGAGGGCATGAAGAGCGGAATAAAGACGGTTACGGTTGTGCCGATCAGGATGACAACGGTTGAAAGCAGTGCGAAAACAACCGGTTTTGAAGTGATCCCCATGATTACAGCTCCTGTTTGTTGATTTGTCGGTTATGCTTCAGCCTGACGTGGTTCCTGGCGTACGGTCATGACCAGATTC
It encodes:
- a CDS encoding cbb3-type cytochrome c oxidase subunit II — its product is MGITSKPVVFALLSTVVILIGTTVTVFIPLFMPSTQPVSAYIKPYTAVEQEGRDIYMREGCNNCHTQTVRPLRTEVLRYGEYSKPEEFAYDRPFLWGSRRTGPDLNRVGGKYPDSWHYTHFRSPQAMFEKSNMPPYAWLANNRLDVANSFKKTSVLGYGYSENEVQQQIDQCRSTVTNDNYPSKVSRDKVTPPELQKELTEMDALVAYIQKLGRDVKKMEANK
- a CDS encoding 4Fe-4S dicluster domain-containing protein, which encodes MWKKKRNVIAILQAVILTGLPFLFINGQSAFRFDIATLKLHLFGSVIWMREFYLILAAALFFLLFIGLVTIIFGRVWCGWFCPQTVLLDLSERIAGKEKRRKPLQKIVLLPLSALVSITMISYFVPPAEAFRTLFSEPVITTFFLVLWLLVYLELAFLGRGFCTSICPYAMLQNVLFDKETLVIEYDATRDATCMRCDACVQVCPVGIDIKKGLSSACIACAECIDACRTMTEKRGMRPFPNYKGRIVRPKTFWLGGVTGFAAIALIVLLLCRPPVDFLVIRDNASLPPGLNRYSFTIHNNGAEKLTLELSSSDSGVTLIGEHTLQVEPFSALHGTILVKSTGKRELLHLKISGNGMVINREAGFL
- a CDS encoding cbb3-type cytochrome c oxidase subunit 3, whose product is MNFSGIAYLIFTIALATVLAGIIFYYYNPKRKEKVEKPKQSMLDDDQ
- a CDS encoding c-type cytochrome; this encodes MHDSGEPQDGHNKIPKGWLLFFFGGVIFLVGYTVSYTPAISGWSFYKEYEQEMVAASKTVKTDTVKDYAGDNDAIEDGKEIFATTCAPCHNADATGGIGPNLTAAKLKYGSARSDLYETITKGRPNGMPSFLPQIGAEKISKVIAYLETLRKP